One Bradyrhizobium sp. CCGB12 genomic window carries:
- a CDS encoding bacterioferritin-associated ferredoxin, protein MIVCSCNVLSDDDIRAAVAESDDAVRHAKQVYGCLGCSAECGRCARTIKTIIDEALGPCAQSCCAGCPHSHTVAANDEIAEPAQFALAAC, encoded by the coding sequence ATGATCGTTTGTTCTTGTAACGTGCTGAGCGATGACGACATCCGCGCCGCTGTCGCCGAGTCCGACGACGCTGTGCGCCATGCCAAGCAGGTTTATGGATGCCTCGGTTGTAGCGCCGAATGCGGCCGGTGTGCCCGGACCATCAAGACCATCATCGACGAAGCGCTTGGCCCCTGCGCCCAGTCGTGCTGTGCCGGCTGTCCGCACAGCCACACGGTGGCCGCCAACGACGAGATCGCCGAACCCGCTCAGTTCGCGCTCGCGGCCTGCTGA
- the bfr gene encoding bacterioferritin, protein MQGDAKVIDYLNKALRHELTAINQYWLHYRFLDNWGLLDMAKVWRKESIEEMEHADKLTARILFLDGFPNMQVLDPLRIGQNVKEIIECDLAAEMSARALYQEAATYCHGAKDYVTRDLFEKLMSDEEHHIDFLETQLDLIGRIGLELYTQKHVGGLEGEGH, encoded by the coding sequence ATGCAGGGCGACGCAAAAGTCATCGACTATCTCAACAAGGCGCTGCGTCATGAGCTAACTGCGATCAACCAGTACTGGCTGCACTACCGTTTCCTCGACAATTGGGGCCTGTTGGACATGGCCAAGGTCTGGCGCAAGGAGTCCATCGAGGAGATGGAGCACGCCGACAAGCTCACCGCGCGCATCCTGTTCCTGGACGGCTTCCCGAACATGCAGGTGCTCGATCCCCTGCGCATCGGCCAGAACGTCAAGGAGATCATCGAATGCGACCTCGCCGCCGAGATGAGCGCGCGGGCGCTCTACCAGGAAGCGGCGACCTACTGCCATGGCGCCAAGGACTACGTCACGCGTGACCTGTTCGAGAAGCTGATGAGCGACGAGGAGCACCACATCGACTTCCTCGAAACCCAGCTCGATTTGATCGGCCGTATCGGCCTCGAGCTCTACACCCAGAAGCACGTCGGCGGTCTCGAGGGCGAGGGGCACTAA
- a CDS encoding pyridoxamine 5'-phosphate oxidase family protein, whose translation MTDLCAEDLATIYAKPSPRVIAKARPAIDAHAKKFIEMSPFCVLATSGADGSVDASPRGGGIGFVHVAGPNQLLMPDRSGNNRIDSFRNVVEGSGFVHLLFFVPGIDETLRVGGRGTLSADPDLLASMVEFGKPPRAVLNVAVSEVYFHCGKALMRSKLWSPEKVQRSVMPSITEIIHEQTSLGEPDSQEVVEERYKEQL comes from the coding sequence TTGACCGATCTTTGCGCCGAAGACCTCGCCACCATCTATGCCAAGCCGAGCCCCCGCGTGATCGCGAAGGCGCGCCCCGCGATCGATGCCCATGCGAAGAAGTTCATCGAGATGTCGCCATTCTGCGTGCTCGCGACATCAGGCGCCGACGGCAGCGTCGATGCCTCGCCGCGCGGCGGCGGCATCGGCTTCGTCCACGTCGCCGGCCCCAACCAGCTGTTGATGCCCGACCGCTCCGGCAACAACCGGATCGACAGCTTTCGCAACGTCGTCGAAGGCTCGGGCTTCGTGCATCTGTTGTTCTTCGTGCCGGGGATCGACGAGACGCTGCGCGTCGGCGGACGCGGCACGCTGTCGGCCGATCCTGATCTGCTGGCGTCGATGGTCGAGTTCGGCAAGCCGCCGCGCGCGGTGCTGAACGTCGCGGTCAGCGAAGTCTATTTCCACTGCGGCAAGGCGCTGATGCGCTCAAAACTGTGGTCGCCGGAGAAGGTGCAGCGTTCGGTGATGCCGAGCATCACCGAAATCATCCACGAGCAGACCAGTCTCGGCGAGCCGGACAGTCAGGAGGTCGTGGAGGAGCGCTACAAGGAGCAGCTGTAG
- a CDS encoding alpha/beta fold hydrolase: protein MKASCVALSAVLLSISTSGWAADYPAPKQGDWIARDFKFHTGETMPELRLHYTTVGEPSGQPVLVLHGTGGSGASMLTPAFAGELFGAGQPLDASKYYIIIPDNIGHGKSSKPSDGMKTGFPKYDYDDMVEAQYRLVTEGLGVKHLRLVIGNSMGGMQTWLWGEKYPKAMDALVPMASQPTEMASRNWMMRRIMLDTIRNDPDYNGGNYTSQPRMMRYAITAYGIASIGGTLAYQSQAPTAAKADKIVDDRLATPITADANDFVYQWESSHDYNAGEKLEAIEAPLLLINSADDERNPPETGVTGAAMKRVKNGRLLLIPASTETRGHGTTGNAKFYSEQIRQFLQTAPQQGIEATRR from the coding sequence ATGAAAGCGTCTTGCGTGGCCTTATCGGCCGTTCTGCTATCGATCTCGACATCAGGATGGGCCGCCGACTATCCGGCGCCGAAGCAAGGCGACTGGATCGCCAGGGATTTCAAGTTCCACACCGGCGAGACCATGCCGGAACTGCGCCTGCATTACACCACTGTCGGCGAGCCCTCAGGCCAGCCGGTGCTGGTGTTGCACGGAACAGGCGGTTCGGGCGCGAGCATGCTGACGCCAGCCTTTGCCGGCGAGTTGTTCGGCGCCGGACAACCGCTCGACGCCTCCAAATATTACATCATCATTCCCGACAATATCGGCCACGGCAAATCGTCAAAGCCGTCCGACGGCATGAAGACGGGCTTCCCGAAATACGACTATGACGACATGGTCGAGGCACAGTATCGCCTGGTGACGGAAGGACTCGGTGTCAAGCATCTGCGGCTCGTCATCGGCAATTCGATGGGCGGCATGCAAACCTGGCTATGGGGCGAGAAATATCCGAAGGCGATGGACGCGCTGGTCCCGATGGCCTCGCAACCGACCGAGATGGCATCGCGCAACTGGATGATGCGGCGGATCATGCTCGACACCATCCGCAACGATCCCGACTACAATGGCGGCAATTACACCAGCCAGCCGCGCATGATGAGATACGCCATCACCGCCTATGGCATCGCCAGCATCGGCGGCACGCTGGCCTATCAATCGCAGGCGCCGACGGCGGCGAAGGCGGACAAGATCGTCGACGATCGGCTGGCGACGCCGATCACGGCCGATGCCAACGACTTCGTCTATCAGTGGGAGTCCTCGCACGACTACAATGCCGGCGAGAAGCTGGAGGCAATCGAAGCGCCGCTGCTGCTGATCAATTCCGCCGACGACGAGCGCAACCCACCCGAGACCGGCGTCACAGGGGCCGCGATGAAGCGGGTCAAGAACGGGCGCCTTCTCCTGATCCCCGCGAGCACCGAGACGCGCGGCCACGGCACCACCGGCAATGCGAAATTCTACAGCGAGCAGATCCGGCAGTTTCTGCAGACGGCGCCGCAGCAAGGCATTGAAGCGACGCGCCGCTGA
- a CDS encoding DUF2277 domain-containing protein, whose protein sequence is MCRNIKTLFNFEPPATEDEIHASALQFVRKLSGFNKPSQANEEVFERAVAEVSEAARRLLASLHTHSPARDRGVEAEKARERSRLRFG, encoded by the coding sequence ATGTGCCGCAACATCAAGACGCTGTTCAACTTCGAGCCGCCGGCGACGGAGGACGAGATTCACGCCAGCGCGCTCCAGTTCGTGCGCAAGCTGTCCGGCTTCAACAAGCCGTCGCAGGCTAATGAGGAGGTGTTCGAGCGCGCAGTGGCCGAGGTGTCGGAGGCTGCACGGCGGCTGCTGGCCTCGCTGCACACCCATTCACCCGCGCGCGACCGTGGTGTCGAGGCGGAAAAGGCCAGGGAGCGCTCGCGTCTGCGGTTCGGTTAG
- a CDS encoding collagen-like protein, protein MADDQGRRQGAQGPRGRPGEPGRPGPQGHPGRRGPDGARGKPGPQGKPGPLGKAGQPGKAGPQGKQGEAGPRGPVGAQGPVGPQGPAGPQGSRGEPGPAGQLPSIEQVLPWLEQLFDAWDERRRQREREVAEREREAAEREALEAAVQEVDAPIADDESDDGEGDDHRKKKKKKKHGKE, encoded by the coding sequence GTGGCAGACGATCAGGGACGACGGCAGGGAGCTCAGGGACCGCGCGGGCGGCCGGGCGAGCCGGGACGGCCGGGACCGCAGGGTCATCCGGGCCGGCGCGGGCCCGACGGCGCGCGCGGCAAGCCGGGCCCGCAAGGCAAGCCAGGGCCGCTCGGCAAGGCCGGACAGCCAGGCAAGGCCGGTCCACAAGGCAAGCAAGGCGAAGCCGGCCCGCGCGGGCCAGTCGGTGCGCAGGGGCCTGTCGGACCGCAGGGGCCGGCGGGGCCGCAAGGCTCGCGTGGCGAGCCGGGGCCTGCCGGTCAATTGCCGTCGATCGAACAGGTGCTGCCGTGGCTCGAGCAGCTCTTCGACGCCTGGGACGAACGCCGCCGCCAGCGCGAACGTGAAGTCGCCGAGCGCGAGCGTGAAGCCGCGGAGCGCGAGGCGCTTGAGGCCGCCGTGCAGGAGGTTGACGCGCCGATCGCCGATGACGAGAGCGACGACGGCGAAGGCGACGATCACAGGAAAAAGAAGAAAAAGAAGAAGCACGGCAAGGAGTAG
- a CDS encoding helix-turn-helix domain-containing protein, which yields MTTVHVAAPEHGAQFLAPNQIVPLLIGATVDEVERELVLQTLARCDGNRTRASRVLGLSVRTLRNKIRLYAASGIDVPAYQD from the coding sequence ATGACCACTGTTCATGTCGCTGCGCCCGAGCACGGCGCCCAATTCCTTGCACCCAACCAGATCGTTCCGTTGCTGATCGGCGCAACCGTCGACGAGGTCGAGCGCGAGCTCGTGCTGCAGACGCTGGCACGCTGCGACGGCAACCGCACGCGCGCCTCGCGCGTGCTCGGCCTGTCGGTGCGGACGCTGCGCAACAAGATCCGGCTCTATGCCGCGTCCGGAATCGACGTGCCCGCCTATCAGGATTAG
- a CDS encoding SDR family NAD(P)-dependent oxidoreductase, producing the protein MALLANHIAVVTGAGSGIGRAIAAGYAREGAQVVLLDVNADTVAEAAQEIRKAGGKAESFALDVTRREDCFALAKQVADKVGQVSILVNNAGITRRNAFTAETETVAKDWNDIISLNLNGVFNMTQAFLSPLRASKGRIVNIGSIQSFVHLRTPSSAAYTTSKHGVLGFTKALAVELGKEGVRVNAIGPGFIETNINANVRATNPALVQAFVDHTPLARTGKPEDIVGPAIFLASDLSAYVTGTIVMVDGGYRTV; encoded by the coding sequence ATGGCATTGCTCGCAAACCACATCGCCGTGGTCACCGGCGCCGGTTCCGGCATCGGCCGGGCCATCGCGGCCGGTTACGCGCGGGAAGGCGCGCAAGTGGTGCTGCTCGACGTCAATGCCGACACGGTCGCGGAAGCGGCTCAGGAGATCCGCAAAGCCGGCGGCAAGGCCGAGAGCTTTGCGCTCGACGTGACCCGGCGCGAGGACTGCTTTGCACTAGCGAAGCAAGTCGCCGACAAGGTCGGGCAGGTCTCGATCCTCGTCAACAATGCGGGCATCACCCGCCGCAACGCCTTCACCGCCGAGACCGAGACGGTGGCGAAGGACTGGAACGACATCATCTCGCTCAACCTCAACGGCGTCTTCAACATGACGCAGGCCTTCCTTAGCCCGCTGCGCGCGAGCAAAGGCCGCATCGTCAATATCGGCTCGATCCAGTCCTTCGTGCATCTGCGCACGCCAAGCTCGGCGGCCTATACGACTTCCAAGCATGGCGTGCTCGGCTTCACCAAGGCGCTGGCGGTCGAGCTCGGCAAGGAAGGCGTGCGCGTCAACGCGATCGGGCCCGGCTTCATCGAGACCAACATCAACGCCAATGTGCGCGCGACCAATCCGGCTCTGGTGCAGGCCTTCGTCGATCACACCCCGCTGGCGCGCACCGGCAAGCCCGAAGACATCGTCGGCCCCGCGATCTTCCTCGCATCAGATCTGTCCGCCTATGTCACGGGAACGATCGTGATGGTGGACGGCGGATACCGGACGGTGTGA
- a CDS encoding J domain-containing protein translates to MMERLETWKLALERLRLAQSADWAEAGRLVAEIVRMSTDVTLRQAAEQALPVLRQAVDHDDHSITLAAQRRLGVVLEVVHDLSAPRFGRRNAMPKKLSSEDRARKVLGLPLAVQLTCEDINQAYRRAAKGMHPDHGGSAEAFIDLAAARDILIHPGAHKDA, encoded by the coding sequence ATGATGGAACGGCTCGAAACCTGGAAACTCGCTCTCGAACGCCTGCGGTTGGCGCAATCAGCCGACTGGGCCGAGGCAGGCCGGCTCGTGGCCGAGATCGTGCGGATGAGCACGGACGTCACGTTGCGCCAGGCGGCGGAGCAGGCGCTTCCGGTGCTGCGCCAGGCCGTGGACCATGACGACCACAGCATCACGCTGGCAGCCCAGCGCCGCCTCGGCGTTGTCCTCGAGGTCGTCCATGATCTCTCCGCGCCGCGCTTCGGCCGCCGCAATGCGATGCCGAAGAAGCTGTCCAGCGAGGATCGCGCGCGCAAGGTGCTCGGCCTGCCGCTCGCGGTGCAGCTCACCTGCGAGGATATCAACCAGGCCTATCGCCGCGCGGCCAAGGGCATGCATCCCGACCACGGCGGCAGCGCGGAAGCCTTCATCGACCTCGCCGCCGCGCGCGACATCCTCATCCATCCCGGCGCGCACAAGGACGCGTGA
- a CDS encoding RidA family protein — translation MPIQHFAPPPHIKAPPLSFATRVGDLLFVSGIPGFDAHGALPEGFETQFANVVVNIRRVLDEAGATFRDLVKVNVLLTRASDVAAMNALYAGAFGPPPYPARTTCVVRALPDPRMLIEIEAVASLSK, via the coding sequence ATGCCGATCCAGCATTTCGCGCCCCCACCGCACATCAAGGCACCGCCGCTGTCTTTTGCCACCCGCGTCGGCGATCTCCTGTTCGTCTCCGGCATTCCCGGCTTCGACGCCCATGGCGCGCTGCCCGAAGGCTTCGAGACGCAGTTCGCCAATGTCGTCGTCAATATCAGGCGCGTGCTGGACGAGGCGGGCGCGACGTTCCGCGACCTCGTCAAGGTCAACGTGCTCCTGACCCGCGCCTCTGATGTCGCCGCCATGAACGCGCTCTATGCCGGCGCCTTCGGCCCGCCGCCCTACCCCGCGCGCACGACTTGCGTGGTACGGGCGCTGCCTGATCCCCGGATGCTGATCGAGATCGAGGCGGTGGCCTCGCTTTCGAAGTGA
- a CDS encoding glutathione S-transferase family protein: protein MLTLYSYPELFGVADNNGYGLKVYAFLKLAGVEFVHEHVFDASAAPRGQLPYVVDDGETIGDSETIIAHAIAKYRLGIDAALSAEQRRTNLLITRMLDDLYWVMSYSRWKDERFYPAFRDGFIAQHPQINAEGFEKAKAYNAQRYHFQGIGRYTPEQAYARGLADLQVLAEIVPAKGFVHGTAPTSCDAGIYGFIANIYYFPIPTPLKTFVDAHANLVAHCERIHAAVGGK from the coding sequence ATGCTGACCCTCTACTCCTATCCCGAGCTTTTCGGCGTCGCCGACAACAACGGCTACGGCCTCAAGGTCTACGCCTTCCTCAAGCTCGCCGGCGTAGAGTTCGTGCATGAGCACGTCTTCGATGCCTCCGCCGCGCCGCGCGGGCAGCTGCCTTATGTCGTCGACGACGGTGAGACCATCGGCGACAGCGAGACCATCATCGCGCATGCAATCGCGAAATATCGCCTCGGCATTGACGCGGCACTCTCAGCGGAGCAGCGCCGGACCAATCTCCTCATCACGCGCATGCTGGACGATCTCTACTGGGTGATGTCGTATTCACGCTGGAAGGACGAGCGCTTCTATCCGGCGTTCCGCGATGGATTCATCGCGCAGCACCCGCAGATCAATGCGGAAGGGTTCGAGAAGGCGAAAGCCTACAACGCGCAGCGCTATCATTTCCAGGGCATCGGCCGCTACACGCCCGAGCAGGCTTACGCGCGGGGACTCGCCGATCTGCAGGTGCTGGCCGAGATCGTTCCCGCGAAGGGTTTCGTTCATGGCACCGCGCCAACCAGCTGTGATGCCGGCATCTACGGCTTCATCGCCAACATCTATTACTTTCCGATCCCGACGCCGCTGAAGACATTCGTCGATGCGCACGCCAATCTCGTCGCGCATTGCGAGAGAATTCATGCGGCGGTCGGCGGAAAATAG
- a CDS encoding glutathione S-transferase family protein yields the protein MPTITAFENSPDRGRGQARDMRVRWAFEEVGQPYDVRLVSFEDMKAPAHRALHPFGQIPTYEDGDLALFESGAIVLHIAERHNGLLPTEANARSRAIAWMFAALSTLEPPIVELGMAMLFERDKSWYAERLPMLQDRVRTRLGELSRHLGEAAWLDGAFSAGDLMMVTVLRRLNTSGLLDEYPDIAAYVARGEARPAFRRAFDAQLAVFNAASRP from the coding sequence ATGCCCACCATCACCGCCTTCGAAAACTCCCCCGACCGCGGGCGCGGGCAGGCGCGCGACATGCGGGTGCGCTGGGCGTTCGAGGAGGTCGGCCAGCCCTATGACGTTCGCCTGGTCTCGTTCGAGGACATGAAGGCGCCCGCGCATCGTGCGCTGCATCCGTTCGGGCAGATCCCGACGTATGAGGACGGCGATCTCGCTTTGTTCGAGTCCGGCGCGATCGTGCTTCATATTGCCGAACGTCATAACGGGCTGCTGCCAACCGAAGCAAACGCGAGGAGCCGCGCCATCGCGTGGATGTTCGCCGCGCTGAGCACGCTTGAGCCGCCGATCGTCGAGCTCGGGATGGCAATGTTGTTCGAGCGCGACAAGAGCTGGTACGCGGAGCGGCTGCCGATGCTGCAGGATCGTGTCCGTACCAGGCTCGGCGAACTGTCCCGCCATCTCGGTGAGGCCGCCTGGCTCGACGGCGCGTTCAGCGCCGGCGATCTCATGATGGTGACGGTGCTGCGCCGTCTGAACACGTCTGGCCTGCTCGACGAATACCCTGATATCGCCGCCTATGTCGCGCGCGGCGAAGCGCGGCCGGCATTCCGGCGGGCGTTCGATGCGCAGTTGGCGGTGTTCAACGCGGCATCGCGTCCGTAG